Proteins from a single region of Deltaproteobacteria bacterium:
- a CDS encoding PTS sugar transporter subunit IIA produces the protein MAARLNNGWELAPVIVRAPFSTFEDAVEGLIEELVLAEQLPVELGGPALRAVLDRESMGSTALVEIGVSIPHARLEGVAGIIAAVAVSSSAVYYAIADVPVNIMVLVLSSPALSGEHLNFLSLLSLLLQSDATRYTLQRAPTPELLLESLRSHERFR, from the coding sequence GTGGCTGCGCGACTCAACAACGGCTGGGAGCTAGCGCCGGTGATTGTGCGAGCGCCCTTCTCCACCTTCGAAGATGCGGTCGAGGGTCTGATTGAGGAGCTAGTGTTGGCGGAGCAGTTGCCGGTAGAGCTGGGCGGGCCGGCGCTGCGGGCGGTGCTTGATCGCGAGAGCATGGGCAGCACCGCGCTGGTGGAGATCGGCGTGAGCATTCCGCACGCACGGCTCGAAGGTGTCGCCGGCATCATCGCCGCCGTCGCGGTCTCGTCGTCGGCGGTCTACTACGCGATTGCCGATGTGCCGGTCAACATCATGGTGCTCGTCCTGTCGTCGCCCGCCCTCAGCGGCGAACATCTCAACTTTCTGTCATTGCTATCGCTGTTGCTGCAATCCGACGCCACACGGTACACGCTGCAGCGTGCGCCCACACCCGAGCTGCTGCTGGAGAGTCTCCGCAGCCACGAGCGCTTCCGTTGA